In a genomic window of Novosphingobium sp. KA1:
- the proP gene encoding glycine betaine/L-proline transporter ProP — MSDRPAHSAKFGWFKRSSELHIADITVVDRSTLNRAVGAAALGNAMEWFDFGVYGYIAITLGQVFFPSGSPTAQLIATLATFTAAFLVRPLGGLVFGPLGDRYGRHKILALTMILMAAGTFAIGLIPPYAQIGMAAPLLLLAARLLQGFSTGGEYGGAATFIAEYSTDRRRGQMGSWLEFGTLGGYIAGAGTVTALQMTLTPADMLAWGWRIPFLIAGPLGLLGLYMRLKLEETPAFQAYADEVDKREAGRPKLGDLFRVHRTQLLKCMGLVLVFNVTDYMLLTYMPNYLSVTMGYAQSKGLLLIILVMAVMMPLNVVGGLFSDRLGRRPMIIGACAALIVLSIPCMLLIGTGNDWLIFLGLMLLGLALVCFTSSMPATLPALFYTPVRYSALSIAFNVSVSLFGGTTPLITAWLVERTGDPLMPAYYLMGAAAIGLGTMLTVKETAGMPLRGSPPAVETKAEAVALVQGDDPVTVDRALPGEGGAAVHAGAVPTASAA, encoded by the coding sequence ATGTCCGACAGACCGGCGCACAGCGCCAAATTCGGCTGGTTCAAACGTAGCAGCGAATTGCACATCGCCGACATCACCGTCGTCGACCGATCCACTCTCAACCGTGCCGTCGGCGCCGCTGCGCTTGGCAATGCGATGGAGTGGTTCGATTTCGGCGTTTACGGCTACATTGCGATCACGCTGGGGCAGGTGTTTTTCCCTTCCGGCAGCCCGACTGCACAGTTGATCGCCACTCTGGCGACGTTCACGGCCGCCTTCCTTGTCCGCCCATTGGGGGGGCTGGTGTTCGGACCGCTGGGGGACCGTTACGGTCGCCACAAGATCCTGGCGCTGACGATGATCCTGATGGCGGCGGGCACGTTTGCCATCGGCCTTATTCCGCCCTACGCGCAGATCGGCATGGCGGCGCCCCTCCTGCTGCTGGCCGCACGCTTGCTGCAAGGCTTCTCGACCGGGGGCGAATACGGCGGCGCGGCGACGTTCATCGCCGAATATTCGACGGATCGCCGCCGGGGGCAGATGGGCAGCTGGCTGGAATTCGGCACGCTTGGCGGATACATCGCCGGCGCCGGTACGGTCACCGCTCTCCAGATGACGCTCACGCCCGCGGACATGCTGGCGTGGGGCTGGCGCATTCCGTTCCTGATCGCGGGGCCGCTTGGCCTGCTGGGCCTCTACATGCGGCTCAAGCTGGAGGAAACGCCGGCGTTCCAGGCCTATGCCGACGAAGTGGACAAGCGCGAGGCAGGGCGTCCGAAGCTGGGCGACCTGTTCCGCGTACACCGGACGCAGCTGCTCAAGTGCATGGGGCTGGTTCTCGTCTTCAACGTCACCGACTACATGCTGCTGACCTACATGCCCAACTATCTCAGCGTCACCATGGGCTATGCGCAGAGCAAGGGCTTGCTGCTGATCATCCTGGTGATGGCGGTGATGATGCCGCTCAACGTGGTGGGCGGCCTCTTCAGCGACCGGCTCGGGCGCCGTCCGATGATCATCGGCGCCTGCGCCGCGCTGATCGTCCTGTCGATCCCCTGCATGCTGCTGATCGGCACGGGCAACGACTGGCTGATCTTCCTGGGCCTGATGCTGCTTGGCCTGGCGCTGGTCTGCTTCACCAGTTCCATGCCGGCGACGCTGCCGGCACTGTTCTATACGCCCGTGCGCTACAGCGCGCTGTCGATCGCGTTCAACGTCTCGGTCTCGCTGTTCGGCGGTACGACGCCGCTGATCACCGCCTGGCTGGTCGAGCGGACCGGCGATCCGCTGATGCCGGCCTATTACCTGATGGGCGCCGCGGCGATCGGTCTTGGCACCATGCTGACGGTGAAAGAGACCGCCGGGATGCCGCTGCGCGGATCGCCGCCGGCCGTGGAAACCAAGGCGGAAGCCGTGGCCCTCGTGCAGGGGGACGATCCGGTTACCGTCGACCGGGCACTGCCGGGAGAGGGCGGCGCGGCGGTCCATGCGGGGGCGGTCCCGACGGCCAGCGCCGCGTGA
- a CDS encoding RNA polymerase sigma factor, giving the protein MLVSIKEASGEHEPAADRRDGDAEGRDGDAEGRDWDAIRAAMLRFVRGRGARPDVAEDIAQETVTRLIDILRAEQVGSIFALAFRIADNLLVDVYRRDSRLSEEVDDDWRSEEPSLERVLDSRRAIEVFHRCLRRMPALRREVLVRRRVNQESCRAIGDDLSMSAKAVEKHITRGMVDLRKALEKAGIDLGGEA; this is encoded by the coding sequence GTGCTGGTTTCGATCAAGGAGGCGTCAGGCGAGCACGAGCCCGCCGCCGACAGGCGTGATGGGGACGCCGAAGGGCGTGACGGGGATGCCGAAGGGCGCGACTGGGATGCCATTCGCGCTGCGATGCTGCGGTTCGTGCGCGGCCGGGGCGCGCGGCCCGACGTTGCCGAGGACATCGCGCAGGAGACCGTGACGCGGCTCATCGACATCCTGCGGGCGGAGCAGGTCGGCAGCATTTTTGCGCTGGCCTTCCGGATCGCGGACAATCTTCTGGTCGATGTCTATCGCCGCGACAGCCGGCTATCGGAAGAAGTGGACGATGATTGGCGGAGCGAGGAGCCTTCGCTCGAACGTGTGCTCGATTCCCGCCGTGCCATCGAGGTGTTCCATCGCTGCCTGCGGCGGATGCCCGCCTTGCGGCGAGAAGTGCTGGTGCGCCGCCGGGTCAATCAGGAAAGTTGCAGGGCCATTGGCGATGACTTGTCGATGAGCGCCAAGGCCGTTGAAAAGCATATTACCCGCGGGATGGTCGATCTGCGCAAGGCTCTGGAAAAAGCCGGGATCGACCTGGGGGGAGAGGCGTGA
- a CDS encoding FecR domain-containing protein, whose amino-acid sequence MAGEGNVIELQAARWVDRMNSPVLDAADAAAFDRWILADPRHCDSYARLSALWHSEGLAQGMTCAAGEAETAVEEDEAPSAPWITPGTTRIAAFLAMAGCAALAAMLMPAMLVRESSFSTPRGVTRDVALADGSRVRLDGDTRIHVRITPWSRQVALARGEAFFDVAHEGWRSFTVDMGTARISVLGTAFDVDRVDAATHVIQVYRGLVSVEAGAGREWRLPAGTGLELIGHRVRSLRDVTGVRPAWTDGWYEANDTPIWQLIQHVNRNASHPIVLADAGLGELQVTGRFRTERPEEVLEAIGALHDLHWQRMADRYVVRR is encoded by the coding sequence ATGGCGGGCGAGGGCAACGTGATCGAACTTCAGGCCGCACGGTGGGTCGACCGCATGAACAGTCCGGTGCTCGACGCTGCCGATGCCGCCGCGTTCGATCGGTGGATCCTGGCCGATCCGCGCCATTGCGACAGCTATGCCCGGCTGAGCGCCTTGTGGCACTCCGAGGGGCTGGCTCAGGGCATGACATGCGCGGCAGGCGAGGCCGAAACGGCTGTCGAAGAAGACGAAGCGCCATCGGCGCCCTGGATTACGCCCGGCACCACGAGGATCGCCGCGTTTCTGGCGATGGCGGGCTGCGCGGCCCTGGCGGCGATGCTCATGCCGGCGATGCTGGTGCGCGAGTCCAGCTTCTCCACGCCGCGCGGGGTGACCCGGGACGTGGCGCTGGCCGATGGATCGCGCGTTCGCCTCGATGGCGATACCCGGATCCATGTCCGCATCACGCCATGGTCGCGGCAGGTCGCGCTTGCGCGGGGAGAGGCCTTTTTCGACGTGGCACATGAAGGCTGGCGCAGCTTCACGGTGGACATGGGCACGGCGCGGATTTCCGTGCTGGGCACCGCCTTCGACGTGGACCGGGTCGATGCGGCGACGCACGTGATCCAGGTCTATCGCGGCCTGGTCAGTGTCGAAGCCGGCGCCGGACGGGAATGGCGGTTGCCGGCGGGCACCGGACTGGAACTGATCGGGCACCGCGTGCGCAGCCTGCGTGACGTCACCGGCGTGCGCCCGGCCTGGACCGATGGCTGGTACGAAGCCAACGACACGCCGATCTGGCAACTGATCCAGCACGTGAACCGCAATGCCTCGCATCCGATCGTGCTGGCCGATGCTGGACTTGGCGAATTGCAGGTGACCGGCCGCTTCCGCACCGAGCGGCCGGAAGAAGTGCTGGAAGCGATCGGCGCGCTGCACGATCTTCACTGGCAGCGCATGGCGGATCGCTATGTGGTGCGCCGGTGA
- a CDS encoding TonB-dependent receptor → MFRFTGRFAGVSSLALTMGGLAAGLAIAPQVQAADAHLYAFAIPSQDLARALQEFSRVTGTPVAASPDALRGRRSQAIAGTMSAQAALARLIDGAHVAAQRRGGTIIVKPLPIAVTPAAVASPARRAATFEPAGAQLAPVEPASEDIVVTGYIEAVERSLETKRNNDTVSDTITADDMGKLPANNVSEALARMPGVNAVRDATTGEGDRITVRGLSTELNNYSINGVRLGGAGSRDNNFYRGVRLSVLPPDGIKQITVYKTLTPDRDGDALGGSVDISTPTAFDQDPRYVRLSAEGGMLDKYDHRKYGQVSGAVARQFSDNFGVYVSGNWSHRKSQFEQNGVDGDNQPDTWYSDSETLGWDPNRFVMRGMDLGFGETDVRRWGFNTSIDYRSDHHDFHVRGQYNKYQKKEFLNRLNFRNDTGKNSTRLVQVDSANAGLAQPDDTVVGYDDKLGRIYGYTTAQIVDQDGDGLITDADRKTKSFYSLYGGSGTWDPQGFRLRRFWEATNESGNLATANVGGVSRFGTVTLDYDVSYSQSQDNLDDGYTLEFRSDKYGWLGNTGVLFSSSDDARFPKWLLNAAGMEAVQDPSQYAFSSLEGEVGGSREKLWQAQFNLEWKPDISWLESIKAGGKFYDSRRHTFSGSFLELEADGTMADFSDFYGKEVTSLFGGAYSGLYRLGTTIDNSSMLAELQRAEKGESTIFEGFAVDPANAEISDEDSFRFNERVIAGYAMATARFGKAQVIAGLRLEATRNRIEAYNLDQVQGQRYTTDSSSFSNLLPSVHVNYDLDGKTKLRGAVWTSFARPDIARMSSAREYGYDTDPDGDGEQNPISQWILTSISQGNPNLKPMRSLNLDMSLEHYAGRTGAYSVALYYKHITNFLFRSSSSNIRNGTLGENVNPEGVAISMPNNGKWAEVYGVEFSAQQLLHWLPGVLSSLGVGGNLTLQRSKAVTGLSWHPEGYTLPLMETPDTIANLQLFWERKGWEVYGAWNYQSKFMGGIQDFGNNPYEQAYSFVDLTLRKTFLKKSSVQLQVQNLFDAHTYWETVSSGTGASRAYIKNGRTISLGFNLIF, encoded by the coding sequence ATGTTTCGTTTCACTGGGCGCTTTGCCGGGGTGTCTTCGCTTGCCTTGACCATGGGTGGTCTGGCGGCCGGTCTGGCCATTGCACCGCAAGTGCAGGCCGCGGATGCCCATCTGTATGCTTTCGCGATTCCCTCGCAGGACCTGGCGCGGGCCCTGCAGGAATTTTCGCGGGTGACCGGAACGCCGGTGGCCGCCTCGCCCGATGCGCTGCGGGGGCGTCGCAGCCAGGCGATTGCGGGCACCATGTCGGCGCAAGCGGCACTGGCGCGCCTGATCGATGGCGCCCATGTCGCCGCCCAGCGCCGCGGCGGCACGATCATCGTCAAGCCGCTGCCGATTGCCGTCACCCCTGCGGCGGTGGCATCGCCGGCCCGTCGTGCGGCGACGTTCGAGCCTGCCGGGGCCCAGCTTGCACCGGTGGAACCGGCCAGCGAGGACATCGTGGTGACCGGCTATATCGAGGCCGTCGAGCGGTCGCTGGAGACCAAGCGGAACAACGATACGGTGTCCGACACGATCACCGCGGACGACATGGGCAAGCTGCCCGCCAACAACGTCTCCGAAGCGCTGGCGCGCATGCCCGGCGTCAACGCCGTGCGCGATGCCACTACCGGTGAGGGCGACCGCATCACCGTGCGCGGGCTGTCGACCGAACTGAACAACTACTCCATTAACGGCGTGCGCCTTGGCGGCGCCGGTTCGCGGGACAACAACTTCTACCGCGGCGTGCGCCTCTCGGTGCTGCCGCCGGACGGGATCAAGCAGATCACCGTCTACAAGACGCTGACGCCGGACCGCGACGGCGATGCGCTGGGCGGATCGGTGGACATCTCCACCCCCACCGCCTTCGATCAGGATCCCCGGTATGTGCGTCTTTCCGCCGAAGGAGGCATGCTCGACAAGTACGATCACCGCAAGTACGGGCAGGTTTCGGGCGCCGTCGCCCGCCAGTTCAGCGACAATTTCGGCGTCTATGTTTCGGGCAACTGGAGCCACCGCAAGTCGCAGTTCGAGCAGAACGGGGTCGACGGCGACAACCAGCCGGACACCTGGTATTCGGACAGCGAGACGCTGGGCTGGGATCCCAACCGCTTCGTGATGCGCGGCATGGACCTGGGCTTCGGGGAAACCGACGTGCGGCGCTGGGGCTTCAACACCAGCATCGACTATCGCTCGGATCACCACGATTTCCACGTTCGCGGCCAGTACAACAAGTACCAGAAGAAGGAATTCCTCAACCGGCTGAACTTTCGCAACGATACCGGCAAGAATTCGACCCGGCTGGTGCAGGTCGATTCCGCCAATGCCGGGCTTGCCCAGCCGGACGACACCGTCGTCGGCTATGACGACAAGCTGGGCCGGATCTACGGTTATACCACCGCGCAGATCGTCGATCAGGATGGAGACGGCCTGATCACCGATGCCGACCGCAAGACCAAGTCGTTCTACAGTCTCTACGGGGGATCGGGCACCTGGGACCCGCAAGGTTTCCGTCTGCGCCGGTTCTGGGAAGCCACCAACGAGAGCGGCAACCTTGCAACCGCAAACGTCGGCGGCGTTTCCCGGTTCGGCACGGTGACGCTCGACTACGATGTGTCCTATTCGCAGTCGCAGGACAATCTGGACGACGGCTATACGCTCGAATTCCGCAGCGACAAATACGGCTGGCTGGGCAACACCGGGGTGCTGTTCAGCAGTTCCGACGATGCCCGTTTCCCCAAGTGGCTGCTGAATGCCGCCGGCATGGAGGCGGTGCAGGACCCTTCGCAATACGCTTTCAGCAGTCTTGAAGGCGAAGTGGGGGGCAGCCGCGAGAAGCTTTGGCAGGCCCAGTTCAACCTCGAGTGGAAGCCCGACATTTCCTGGCTGGAATCGATCAAGGCGGGTGGCAAGTTCTACGATTCCCGCCGTCACACGTTTTCCGGATCGTTCCTCGAACTGGAAGCCGACGGCACCATGGCGGACTTTTCCGATTTCTACGGCAAGGAAGTCACCAGCCTGTTCGGCGGCGCCTATAGCGGCCTCTATCGGCTGGGCACGACGATCGACAATTCCAGCATGCTGGCCGAACTCCAGCGCGCGGAAAAGGGTGAAAGCACGATCTTCGAAGGTTTCGCCGTCGATCCCGCCAATGCCGAGATTTCCGACGAGGACAGCTTCCGCTTCAACGAGCGCGTGATCGCCGGTTATGCCATGGCCACTGCACGCTTCGGCAAGGCGCAAGTGATCGCCGGCCTGCGCCTCGAAGCCACCCGCAACCGGATCGAGGCCTACAACCTCGACCAGGTGCAGGGCCAGCGCTATACCACCGACAGTTCCAGCTTCTCCAACCTGCTGCCCTCGGTCCACGTCAACTACGATCTGGACGGCAAGACCAAGCTGCGCGGCGCGGTCTGGACCAGCTTCGCGCGCCCGGACATCGCCCGCATGAGCTCGGCGCGTGAATATGGCTATGACACCGATCCCGATGGCGACGGCGAGCAGAACCCGATCTCGCAATGGATCCTGACGTCGATTTCGCAGGGCAACCCGAACCTGAAGCCGATGCGCTCGCTGAACCTCGACATGTCGCTGGAGCACTATGCGGGCCGGACGGGAGCCTATTCGGTGGCGCTCTACTACAAGCACATCACCAATTTCCTGTTCCGTTCCTCGTCCAGCAACATCCGCAACGGAACCCTGGGCGAGAACGTCAATCCCGAAGGCGTGGCGATCTCCATGCCGAACAATGGCAAGTGGGCCGAAGTCTACGGCGTTGAATTCAGTGCCCAGCAATTGCTGCACTGGCTGCCGGGCGTGCTGAGTTCGCTGGGCGTCGGCGGCAACCTGACCCTGCAACGCTCGAAGGCGGTGACCGGCCTGTCGTGGCACCCGGAAGGCTATACGCTGCCGCTGATGGAGACACCCGATACCATCGCCAACCTCCAGTTGTTCTGGGAACGCAAGGGTTGGGAAGTCTACGGCGCGTGGAACTACCAGTCGAAGTTCATGGGCGGCATCCAGGACTTCGGCAACAACCCTTATGAACAGGCCTATAGCTTCGTGGACCTGACCTTGCGCAAGACCTTCCTGAAGAAGTCCTCGGTGCAGCTTCAGGTCCAGAACCTCTTCGATGCGCATACCTATTGGGAAACCGTATCGTCCGGAACCGGGGCGAGCCGCGCCTACATCAAGAACGGGCGCACGATCTCGCTCGGCTTCAATCTGATCTTCTGA
- a CDS encoding metallophosphoesterase family protein: MTVRILAGALLLGAAVPAALHAQDTPVPLAAATIAPERIVLNLTARSATEMAVTWRSAPGSAGLVQYARATSGPDYVKTPKTQAATTDDATLPVREDPAFRAAYHSAVLKGLDPDTVYAYRVGDGAHWSEWFQFRTAKKEAAPFRFIYMGDMQNNILSEASRTLRMAFRQAGDAAFVIHAGDLVNRHDSDAEWGEWFASGGFLYAQTPQMPTPGNHEYVKDETARAGSSITGQWRRQFTLPDDGPADAPAGRETNWYTDYQGLRLISIDSMQVDRDESARKAIVTWLEGLLADNPNRWTVMFLHFPLFSSDPDRDNPKVRAALKPLIDKYHVDLVLQGHDHGYARGAIGIDGPVADGQGATYAVSVAGPKMYDVGALPWARKSVSRTQAFQVIDVSPDALTYHAYTATGEDLDSVTLRKR, from the coding sequence ATGACCGTTCGCATCCTCGCCGGCGCCCTGCTTCTGGGCGCCGCTGTTCCCGCCGCCCTGCACGCACAGGACACGCCGGTTCCGCTCGCCGCGGCAACCATCGCGCCCGAGCGTATCGTGCTCAATCTCACCGCCCGGTCGGCCACCGAGATGGCGGTGACCTGGCGTTCCGCGCCGGGATCGGCCGGACTGGTGCAATATGCCCGGGCGACCAGCGGCCCCGACTATGTGAAGACGCCGAAAACACAGGCGGCAACGACCGATGACGCCACCCTGCCCGTGCGCGAGGATCCTGCCTTTCGCGCCGCCTATCATTCGGCGGTCCTGAAGGGGCTCGATCCCGACACCGTCTATGCCTACCGCGTGGGAGACGGCGCACACTGGTCCGAATGGTTCCAGTTCCGCACCGCGAAGAAAGAGGCGGCGCCGTTCCGCTTCATCTACATGGGGGACATGCAGAACAACATTCTGTCCGAAGCCTCGCGCACCTTGCGCATGGCGTTCCGGCAGGCGGGCGATGCGGCTTTCGTGATCCACGCCGGCGATCTGGTCAACCGGCACGACAGCGACGCGGAATGGGGCGAATGGTTCGCGTCGGGCGGGTTCCTCTATGCCCAGACGCCGCAGATGCCGACGCCGGGAAACCATGAATATGTGAAGGATGAAACCGCGCGGGCCGGATCGTCGATCACCGGGCAGTGGCGCCGCCAGTTCACGCTGCCGGACGATGGCCCGGCGGACGCGCCGGCCGGGCGGGAAACCAACTGGTACACCGACTACCAGGGGCTGCGCCTGATCTCGATCGATTCCATGCAGGTGGACCGCGACGAGAGCGCCCGCAAGGCGATCGTGACATGGCTCGAGGGCCTGCTGGCCGACAATCCGAACCGCTGGACGGTCATGTTCCTGCACTTCCCGCTGTTTTCCAGCGATCCCGACCGGGACAATCCCAAGGTGCGGGCGGCGCTGAAACCGCTGATCGACAAGTACCATGTCGACCTTGTCCTGCAGGGGCATGACCATGGATATGCCCGCGGAGCGATCGGCATCGACGGTCCCGTGGCCGATGGGCAAGGGGCGACTTACGCCGTCTCGGTGGCGGGGCCCAAGATGTACGATGTCGGCGCGCTGCCCTGGGCGCGCAAGTCGGTCTCGCGCACCCAGGCGTTTCAGGTGATCGACGTCAGCCCGGACGCGCTGACCTACCATGCCTATACCGCGACAGGTGAGGATCTGGATTCCGTGACGCTTCGTAAACGCTAG
- a CDS encoding IS110 family transposase: MSDNLPQTIGIDISKASLDCHAYPVGAERQFANTAKGHKALIAWLRQWPIERIAYEATGTYHRALEAALTNWPCVKLNPERARRFAQATGTLAKTDRIDAILLARMAATLQPAVRPARSAQQTQMAELINARDGLVRDRTALKNREKNLTIAFLKRQCRQRLEQIDRHIAALDAEISNLIAADAVLARRHQILTSIAGVGTLTANQLIATMPELGSLENKQAASLAGLAPIARQSGQWKGKSFIRGGRANVRQALYMPALVAARYNPDLKAKYQQLVTAGKPAKIAITAVMRKLVVTANALLKADRCWAQSQA, from the coding sequence ATGAGCGACAATCTACCACAGACAATCGGCATCGACATCTCCAAAGCGAGCCTCGATTGCCATGCCTACCCCGTCGGCGCCGAGCGCCAGTTTGCCAATACCGCCAAGGGGCACAAGGCGCTGATCGCCTGGCTGCGACAATGGCCGATCGAACGGATCGCCTACGAGGCAACCGGAACCTATCATCGCGCACTGGAGGCGGCGCTGACCAACTGGCCTTGTGTGAAGCTCAACCCTGAACGGGCCCGGCGCTTCGCCCAGGCGACTGGCACATTGGCCAAGACTGATCGCATTGACGCCATCCTGCTGGCTCGTATGGCCGCAACCTTGCAGCCAGCGGTCAGACCCGCTCGAAGCGCACAGCAGACCCAAATGGCGGAACTCATCAATGCCCGAGACGGCTTGGTTCGTGATCGCACCGCGCTCAAAAATCGTGAGAAAAATCTCACCATCGCGTTTCTCAAGCGCCAGTGTCGCCAGCGGCTCGAACAGATCGATCGACATATCGCGGCCCTCGACGCCGAGATCTCCAACCTGATCGCCGCCGATGCCGTACTCGCTCGTCGACACCAGATACTGACCAGCATCGCGGGTGTGGGAACGCTGACCGCCAACCAGCTCATCGCCACCATGCCCGAACTCGGCAGCCTTGAGAACAAGCAGGCCGCGTCCCTTGCCGGCCTTGCACCGATCGCGCGGCAATCCGGACAATGGAAAGGCAAAAGCTTCATCCGCGGCGGACGTGCCAACGTGAGGCAGGCCCTCTATATGCCGGCCCTCGTCGCCGCCCGATACAACCCTGATCTCAAGGCAAAATACCAACAACTCGTCACCGCAGGAAAGCCCGCCAAAATCGCCATCACCGCCGTCATGCGAAAACTCGTCGTGACCGCAAACGCTTTGCTCAAAGCCGATAGATGCTGGGCGCAATCTCAGGCTTGA
- a CDS encoding glycoside hydrolase — MPHPFPRGLLALSLWSALAAASPGTTGAGAAVAPPPASLGLDPFYAKYLDAAGIPVVSSAKVPDEALRVARDIVLAETARRPDIRAELVRSGARVGVMAIDEGTMDLPEQRDWKKPAADDPRLTPCERANYATGIAAMTDAQYWNARARGMGGLYTTGAAENLLAVPGTRYYGENILVHEFSHNILSAVERIDPALYGRVEQAYRHALDQGLWKGDYASVTIQEYWAEGTQFWFNSNMAYRHDGTVLLSDRDLRAFDPMLHAVLAEVYAPGHHIAADAFYNHPARLTPPRPRKASAC, encoded by the coding sequence ATGCCCCACCCATTCCCGCGCGGCCTGCTGGCCCTTTCGCTTTGGTCGGCGCTGGCCGCCGCCTCGCCGGGCACCACCGGGGCGGGCGCCGCAGTCGCCCCGCCGCCGGCCTCGCTCGGTCTCGATCCCTTCTACGCCAAGTATCTCGATGCCGCCGGGATCCCGGTCGTCTCGTCCGCGAAGGTTCCCGACGAGGCCCTGAGGGTAGCGCGGGACATCGTGCTGGCCGAAACCGCCAGGCGCCCCGACATCCGGGCGGAACTGGTGCGCAGCGGCGCGCGCGTCGGCGTCATGGCGATCGACGAGGGCACCATGGACCTGCCCGAACAGCGCGACTGGAAAAAACCCGCCGCCGACGATCCGCGCCTGACACCGTGCGAACGGGCCAACTACGCCACCGGGATCGCGGCGATGACCGATGCCCAGTACTGGAACGCCCGCGCGCGCGGCATGGGCGGCCTCTACACCACCGGCGCCGCCGAGAACCTGCTCGCGGTGCCGGGCACGCGCTATTACGGCGAGAACATCCTCGTCCACGAATTCTCGCACAACATCCTCTCGGCGGTGGAGCGCATCGACCCGGCGCTCTACGGCCGCGTCGAGCAGGCCTACCGCCACGCCCTCGACCAGGGCCTGTGGAAAGGGGACTATGCCTCGGTGACGATCCAGGAATACTGGGCGGAAGGCACCCAGTTCTGGTTCAATTCCAACATGGCCTACCGCCACGACGGTACAGTGCTGCTGTCCGACCGCGACCTGCGCGCCTTCGACCCGATGCTCCATGCGGTTCTCGCCGAAGTCTACGCGCCCGGCCACCACATCGCCGCGGACGCGTTCTACAACCACCCTGCCCGCCTGACGCCGCCCAGACCGCGCAAGGCAAGCGCCTGCTGA